The region ACCTCTCGGTTCTTCGTGATCTCGCAGACAGTGCTGTTCCCGTGGCACGAATGGTTCATGACCACGACCTTTATTGCCTTCGCAGTTACAAGTACTCGCCATTCAGCCGCCGCATCTGCACTCGCGCAGCGGGATGGCATTGCGTGTTTCCGTGTGGCGCCGTTCTCGCGCGCGACCGCAGCGGTGGCCTGCCGTTCAAATGGATGAGCTTTACGGCAAAACGGAAGGAACTTCGAATCAATCGCAAGTTTAATCGCATGATCGTCGCGACCGACTACATGAAACAGGAACTACTGCGAAACGGATTCGCGCCTGAGCGCGTGGAAATCCATGCTCCCGTTCCGCCTGCGGCCGATGACGCGCCGCCTTCGAATTTCTCCGATCGTAATTTGCTCATTTTTGCAGGACAGGTCATCCGGGGAAAAGGTGTGGATGTCCTTCTGGAAGCGCTCGTCCAGGTCAGCTCCAAATTCGAATGCGTAATCCTGGGTGAGGGGCATCATCGCGCACACTGCGAGCAATTGAGCCAGCGACTGGGGCTCGGAAGCTGCGTGCGATTCCTTGGGTATGTTCCACCCGCCGCCATGGCAGAGTTCTATGGCGAAGCAACCCTGGCTGTGGTCAGCTCGGTCTGGCCGGAGCCGTTCGGTGCGGTTGGGCTTGAGGCGATGCGCTTCGGGGTTCCCGTTGTAGCGTTTGACGCAGGGGGCATTCGCGAATGGCTGAGCGATGGCGAGAATGGATTTCTCGTTCCATGGATGGATCGGAGGACATTTGCGCAACGCGTCGATCAACTGCTCGCCGACAAGGCGCTCGCGCGACGCCTGGGACAAAATGGCCGGCGAATCGTGCGCGAGCGTTTTGCGTTTGAGGATTATATTGATGGCCTGGAGCAAATGTTTGCGCGCATGGTCCAACGCGAGCAGACTGCGGTCGCTTCATGAAAATCGCTCCCCTCCTTGTCGCCATCACTGGAGGCAGCGGCTCGGGCAAGACATGGCTCGCCGAACGCCTCGAAACCGCGCTTGCCCCGCACGCCCAAAGAATCTCGCTCGACGATTTTTATCACGACCGCTCCCACCTTACGGAAGCGAGGCGGGGAAAGATCAACTTCGATCACCCGCGCGCCATTGACTGGGCCGCGTTGGAGGCGGTTCTCACGAACCTCATGGCGAATTGCCCAGCCGCGCTGCCTTGTTACGACTTCAAGACCCATTGCCGCGAACAGCGCACCCGGACCGTGGAAGCTGCGCGTGTTGTGCTCGTCGACGGGCTGTGGCTGTTGAGGCCAGTCGCGTTGCGACGGATGTTCGACCTGAAGGTCTTCATCGAGTGTCCAATACAAACGCGCCTGCGGCGGCGAATTGAACGAGACATTGTCTCACGCGGACGAACACGCAGTTCCGTTGAAGAACAATTCCGAACGAGCGTGGAGCCGATGCATCAGAAATTCGTTGCGCCGCAGCGACGATGGGCTGACGTCGTTCTGCCTCATGATTTCTCCGGGCGCGACGTCACGGAGCTGGCGGATCGTCTGCAGCGGATTCTCAAGCTGTGACTCCGCCCGATGACGTTAGGCCATTTCATGACAACCGCGGGCGGGGTTTTGCGCTGCTGATGTTCATACCGCTGCTGAGGCAAATCTGGCGCGCGGGAGGCGGTGATCCGGATCGCCGGCGCCGCGTGGGGACAAATCCCGCTACCAGACTTCCACCGGGCCGCGAGGCACAGGAATTTGCTGGCGCTGCGTAGCGGCAGGCGCGTCCTCGATGTACGACGCCGCCATCGGCCCGGGGCGGAACTTCGGCTTCAGTTCTCCCGTTTCATCAAGGAATTGCTGACGCCACGAACGGTAATGTTCCAGGATTTCGTGGAAGTGCTGCCGGGATGAAAGCAGCACGACCTTCTTGTTGAACTCGCTGGCGGGGCCGAATCGCTTTGCATACCAGGGCGCCACCTTGCGAAACATCCGGCAGCCCAAATCCTCGCCAAAGATTTCGATCATCAGATCCAGGTGACGGATGATCACGCGAATCCGCTCGTCAAACGATGGCTCAGGCAGAAGTTCACGGTGCGCGAGGTAATGTTTCGTCCGCCGGAAAATCCACGGATCATAAAACGCCCCGCGTCCAATGCTCACGCCCGCGCATCCCGTGACATCAATCATGCGTTGCGCGGCTTCAGGTGTGGTGACGTCGCCGTTTCCAATGACAGGAATCCTCTTGAGCGCCTGCACGACGGCCCGGATTCCAGCAAGATTCACAGAGCCTCCAAATCCCTGCTCGCGTGTTCGTCCATGGACGAACACGGCGGCGACGCCGACATCCTCCAAGGCACGGGCGAGGTCGGGGGCAGTAATGTTGGCGTCATCCCAACCGAGCCGCATTTTTGCGGTGATCGGAATCTTCACGGCATTGACCATGCCCCGCACGAGCGCGGCGGTTTTGTCGAGCTCTGTCATCATTGCGGAACCACCGCCCACCTTGACGACTTTTTTCACGGGGCAACCCATGTTGATGTCGATCGAAGCCACCCCGCGTTCAGCAATCATTGCCGCAGCGTCACGCATCTCTTCAGGCACCGAGCCGAAGAGCTGCACAGCCATCGGAGAATCGGCGGGGCGCGTTTCGATCAACTTGAACGCCTTGTCGCGGCCTTCAAGCAGCGAGCGGGCATTCACGAGGTCGGTCGTGACGAGGCCCACTCCCCCGATCTCGCGCACGACGAGGCGGAACGGGAGATTGGTGTATCCCGCCAGCGGCGAGAGAAAGAGGTTCGATTCCAATGTCAGCGAGCCAAAACGCACGGAGTAGGTGTAGCACAAATGGACGAGGCCGGCCAATCGACGAATTAACATTCAAAAGCGACGCACGTTCTCGCTTGCCGACGACGGGCCGGCAGGATAATTCAAGCCCATGGAAACCAGGGATGCATGGGTGGGGTTGAACATGATCGATCACGTCGGGCCGGTTCGGGTTCGACAACTTCTGCAGGTCTTCGAAAACCCGGTAAACATTCTTCAGGCAACCAAGGCGCAGTTGCTGCATGTCCACGGAATCGGGGAAGACACCGCGGATGCCATTTCGAATTGGAAGATCACGATTGATTTGGAGGCTGAGCTCCAACGCATAAATGATTATGGATGCCACGTGGTGACACAGGAGGACGCGGAATACCCTGAATTGCTGCGTCAAATTTATGATCCGCCACTGGTCCTCTACGTGAAGGGGAATCTCCTCGCGAAGGACAAAAACGGCGTCGCACTGGTCGGTTCGCGGATGACGACGCATTACGGGCTCGAAGTCGCACGGAAGCTGGCATACCAGCTCGCCTACATCGGAGTCACGGCCGTGAGCGGCGGAGCGCGTGGCATCGACACCGCGGCTCATCAAGGTGCCATGGCGGCGAAAGGCCGGACGGTCGCGGTGCTCGGCACAGGCATCAATATTGTGTTCCCTCCCGAGAACGGGGAACTGTTCGAACGCATCGCGGCCAGCGGCGCGGTCATCACGCAATACCCGTTCAACCGCAAGGCTGACAAACAATCCTTCGCCATCCGAAACCGCATTGTCGCCGGCATGACGATGGGCACCGTTGTGGTGGAAGCGAACCTCTCGAGTGGTGCGCTGATCACTTCGAACTTCGCAACAGAGTACGGCCGGCAGGTCTTCGCCGTTCCCGGCCGCATCGACTCACCGCGGAGCAAAGGCTGCCATGAACTGATCAAGAAGGGCGCGAAGTTGTGCGAAGGGGCGGAGGACATCTTGAGCGAATTTGAATACCTGTTTCCAACAAGCAACAAGCCACCCGCCCCAAACGAAACCGGCCTCCTGCCCGCGCTGGAGCTTTCCGACCACGAACAGAAAGTCTTCGGCACGCTGGACCGCGAGCAAATCACCATCGACGAAGTCA is a window of Verrucomicrobiia bacterium DNA encoding:
- the dusB gene encoding tRNA dihydrouridine synthase DusB produces the protein MLIRRLAGLVHLCYTYSVRFGSLTLESNLFLSPLAGYTNLPFRLVVREIGGVGLVTTDLVNARSLLEGRDKAFKLIETRPADSPMAVQLFGSVPEEMRDAAAMIAERGVASIDINMGCPVKKVVKVGGGSAMMTELDKTAALVRGMVNAVKIPITAKMRLGWDDANITAPDLARALEDVGVAAVFVHGRTREQGFGGSVNLAGIRAVVQALKRIPVIGNGDVTTPEAAQRMIDVTGCAGVSIGRGAFYDPWIFRRTKHYLAHRELLPEPSFDERIRVIIRHLDLMIEIFGEDLGCRMFRKVAPWYAKRFGPASEFNKKVVLLSSRQHFHEILEHYRSWRQQFLDETGELKPKFRPGPMAASYIEDAPAATQRQQIPVPRGPVEVW
- the dprA gene encoding DNA-processing protein DprA: METRDAWVGLNMIDHVGPVRVRQLLQVFENPVNILQATKAQLLHVHGIGEDTADAISNWKITIDLEAELQRINDYGCHVVTQEDAEYPELLRQIYDPPLVLYVKGNLLAKDKNGVALVGSRMTTHYGLEVARKLAYQLAYIGVTAVSGGARGIDTAAHQGAMAAKGRTVAVLGTGINIVFPPENGELFERIAASGAVITQYPFNRKADKQSFAIRNRIVAGMTMGTVVVEANLSSGALITSNFATEYGRQVFAVPGRIDSPRSKGCHELIKKGAKLCEGAEDILSEFEYLFPTSNKPPAPNETGLLPALELSDHEQKVFGTLDREQITIDEVIRKSGLPSSTVSVALLSLEMKRLVKQLPGKLFVKNQ
- a CDS encoding glycosyltransferase family 4 protein — translated: MRILFVHDRFGAMAGAEVNLLVTARELKNRGHSLAILHGPSTGRAEAEWIRVFEKCYSLSSGNSSVAEVIRDFEPDAVYVHKMADLSVLRDLADSAVPVARMVHDHDLYCLRSYKYSPFSRRICTRAAGWHCVFPCGAVLARDRSGGLPFKWMSFTAKRKELRINRKFNRMIVATDYMKQELLRNGFAPERVEIHAPVPPAADDAPPSNFSDRNLLIFAGQVIRGKGVDVLLEALVQVSSKFECVILGEGHHRAHCEQLSQRLGLGSCVRFLGYVPPAAMAEFYGEATLAVVSSVWPEPFGAVGLEAMRFGVPVVAFDAGGIREWLSDGENGFLVPWMDRRTFAQRVDQLLADKALARRLGQNGRRIVRERFAFEDYIDGLEQMFARMVQREQTAVAS
- the udk gene encoding uridine kinase; its protein translation is MKIAPLLVAITGGSGSGKTWLAERLETALAPHAQRISLDDFYHDRSHLTEARRGKINFDHPRAIDWAALEAVLTNLMANCPAALPCYDFKTHCREQRTRTVEAARVVLVDGLWLLRPVALRRMFDLKVFIECPIQTRLRRRIERDIVSRGRTRSSVEEQFRTSVEPMHQKFVAPQRRWADVVLPHDFSGRDVTELADRLQRILKL